In Nitrospira sp., a single window of DNA contains:
- the casA gene encoding type I-E CRISPR-associated protein Cse1/CasA — protein MSRFNLIDEKWIPVRFLDGSRHELGIQDTLLRAKDIAAIEDPSPLVVAALHRFLLAVLYRALEGPTDIDQAKKLFKEGISGSKITAYLKKWRERFWLFDEKYPFGQIPTFEPKIWRSWTVLAAEHNADNAKVLFDHVDVEAPGTISEAAAARWILATQTFSVSCGKSELSHTGTAPSATAAIVLPLGNDLQDTLLFSLSPENKEIAADDFPLWEREPESVRKLEEGLDRVSNGLADRYTWRVRSIRLAENNAGRIEKLAFASGVGNSSVNQVDPMLGYRIDDKNGKLPIQFRDRGLWRDFDSLLPDQSHLGPQVIEHAMVLTRSNQERFPRSMLVLGQANNKAKIEFWRMERFALPEALSGSRFIRTEIRQLLQEAEDAQKSLWLACRSYARDLLSRGEREPDKKDIKEFVKQMTINSWYWSTLESRFHEILTEYTLDRDSEDIRCQWLSSVRDTLVKAWEQHRNSVSMGDAWAIRALVKAEGPIRAKLKEFDEEIRRITPAMEEI, from the coding sequence ATGAGCCGATTCAACTTGATTGACGAGAAATGGATTCCGGTTCGATTTCTCGACGGAAGCCGCCACGAACTGGGTATTCAAGACACTCTCCTACGAGCCAAAGACATTGCCGCCATTGAAGACCCGTCGCCATTAGTGGTAGCGGCCCTGCATCGTTTTCTGCTTGCTGTATTGTACCGAGCCCTGGAGGGACCAACTGATATTGATCAAGCTAAGAAGCTATTCAAGGAAGGAATTTCAGGGAGCAAAATTACGGCTTATCTGAAAAAGTGGCGGGAGCGATTCTGGCTGTTTGATGAAAAGTATCCATTTGGACAAATCCCAACATTTGAGCCAAAGATTTGGAGGTCATGGACAGTTCTGGCAGCCGAGCATAACGCCGACAATGCTAAGGTTCTTTTCGATCATGTTGATGTTGAGGCGCCGGGCACCATTTCAGAAGCTGCGGCAGCACGTTGGATTCTAGCCACTCAGACATTTTCTGTGAGCTGTGGTAAGAGCGAACTTTCGCACACAGGCACAGCACCTTCAGCAACGGCTGCGATAGTCTTGCCACTGGGGAATGATCTTCAGGATACTCTTCTGTTTTCTCTCTCTCCCGAGAATAAAGAAATTGCCGCGGATGATTTTCCTCTATGGGAGAGGGAACCTGAATCGGTGAGGAAACTGGAAGAGGGATTAGACCGCGTATCAAACGGCCTCGCTGACCGATACACCTGGCGAGTCAGGTCTATCCGCTTGGCAGAAAATAACGCGGGTCGGATTGAAAAGCTGGCTTTCGCCTCTGGAGTTGGGAACTCCTCTGTGAATCAAGTGGATCCCATGCTTGGCTACAGGATTGATGACAAGAATGGAAAGTTGCCCATTCAATTTCGAGACCGAGGTCTATGGCGAGACTTTGATTCCCTACTCCCCGACCAATCACATTTGGGACCCCAGGTGATTGAACATGCGATGGTGCTAACCCGATCAAACCAGGAGCGTTTCCCACGATCGATGTTAGTTCTCGGTCAGGCGAACAACAAGGCCAAGATCGAGTTTTGGCGCATGGAGCGATTTGCGCTACCTGAGGCCCTGAGTGGAAGCCGTTTCATCCGAACGGAAATCCGGCAACTCCTGCAAGAAGCAGAGGACGCACAAAAATCTCTCTGGTTGGCCTGTCGATCATATGCACGAGATCTCCTAAGTCGAGGGGAGAGAGAACCTGACAAAAAAGACATCAAGGAATTTGTGAAGCAGATGACAATAAATTCTTGGTATTGGTCTACCCTTGAATCTCGTTTTCACGAAATCCTGACCGAATACACGCTTGATCGTGATTCGGAAGACATCCGATGTCAATGGCTCAGTTCAGTACGGGACACACTGGTGAAGGCATGGGAACAGCATCGCAATTCGGTTTCGATGGGCGATGCCTGGGCCATCAGGGCGCTGGTAAAAGCGGAAGGGCCCATACGAGCCAA